Genomic window (Kosakonia sp. BYX6):
CGCAGATCATGCTCCCAACCGGCCACTTCACGCAGCGGAATTAAGGGAATACCGCTGGCCCGATCGCCATTTCGTGTATCCAGTTTATGTGCGACTTCATGAATAATCAGGTTGTAGCCAGATGCATCGAACGAATCCTGAATATCCAGCCAGTTGAGAATAATCGGGCCTTGCTGCCAGCTTTGCCCGGATTGCACCATGCGCTGGTTATGCACCAGACCAATATCATCTTCCCACTCATCATCAACAATAAACGGGGCAGGGTAGATCAGCACTTCGTGGAAACCGTCCAGCCACTCAAGGCCAAGCTCCAGCACTGGCAGGCAAAACAGCAGGCTAATGCGCGCGCTCTTCAGGGCATCTAAATCAAATCCCTGGAGTGGAACCAATCTTTTTTGCTGTAAAAAACGGTCTGCCAGCTGAACAAGTTTGAATTGTTCATCGGGGGATAAATTCGCTAAAACCGGGGCGTTTAGCGCTTCTTCCCAGGGGAGCTCTGCGTTATCCGCGGAGTCCTTTGTTTTCCAGGGCCACTTAATCATCGTTTTGCTCGCAAACTCGCCACTTGAACCAAATTAACGGGACAGGGTCTGTTAAAATGCCAAATTACCTGGCATCATGGCAACCATCTGAACGGAGAGATGCCAGAGCGGCTGAATGGACCGGTCTCGAAAACCGGAGTAGGGGCAACTCTACCGGGGGTTCAAATCCCCCTCTCTCCGCCATTATTCAAACACTTACCCGCTTTGCTTTCCACGACTCTCGTCACAGATGTTTCCCCGCTCGTGCGTTTGCACATTTTATAACCTTCTTTTAACAACAGCGCCAGAAATGTATTTATCCAGGCGGTGAATGTTAAATATCAGAACTGCCCTATTTGTAATAAGTCTTATATCTATTTCGGCATGATTAATACAATAAACTTATAACGCCAGCGGTGCGTTTTTCTTGTTATTTTTTATGGGATTACATCAAACCGTCATCAGTGCATAACAAATTATTTGACGGGCAGTTTTATCAGCAGAAAGACGTATATATTAGTTGTGCTGATATATCTTTCAAACTCATTCTTAGACTATATGATGTGAAAGAAACCACAAAAAAATTGCAAGAGTTTCATTCTTTTCACCCTTAACACAGGGATAAATCATTATGGAAGATCGCGCGGTTCGAAGTATGGGGGGAAAACTGGCGTTGTGGGTTTTCTGGATATTCTGCGTCTATTTTTGCTGGACACTGCTTAATGATATCTGGCTGGCAAGCCAGATTAACGTACCTTCAGGGTTTGCCAACGGTGCCGTAAGTACCGCCGGAAACTGGCTGAATACGGTGTCTGGCATTATCGTTTTGGGCGTTGTGGGTGCAATACTCGGTGCGATTGCCTGGTATACTCGTCCGCGCGATCCTGATGCCTGACGCACCAGGTTACCTTTTCATCACAGGAAGTAAGAATGAATTTACTCGACTGGCAACAGCGCTTCGATCGATGGATCACGCAACACTTCAACCAGGCCGACGCCGCCCACGATGTTTCGCACTTTCGCCGGGTATGGAAAACAGCGCAAACGCTAATGGCAGGTCAGCAGGTTGATGCGCTGGTCGTTCTGACCGCCTGCTATTTTCATGACATTGTCAGCTTCGCGAAAAACCACCCGCAACGTCACCAGTCCTCAACGCTGGCAGCAGCAAAAACCGCCGAAATCCTCGCCGCCGATTTTCCCGATTTCCCGGAAGATTTAATCGCCGCCGTGCGTCACGCCATTGAAGCGCATAGCTTCAGCGCTGGTATCGCGCCGCAAACCTTGGAAGCCAAAATTGTACAGGACGCTGACAGGCTGGAGTCGCTAGGCGCGATTGGCCTGGCGCGCGTGTTCGCTGTTTCTGGTTCAATGGGCGGCGTGCTATTTGACGGTGAAGATCCGTTTGCCACGCGGCGTGAACTGGACGATAAACGTTTCGCGCTGGATCATTTTCGCTGCAAACTTCTCAAACTCCCCGCGACGATGCAGACAGCAAAAGGGCGCGAATTGGCGAATCACAATGCGGATTTTCTGGTGCATTATATGGCGAAACTGAGTGCCGAGTTGCAGGGCGACCATCAGCATCTTGACGATGAAGTGCTGCGCCTCTATAGCCCGCTCCTACCCTGACGGAGAAACAAAATGGCGGATGTGCACAATAAAGAGACGCGCAGCAGGAACATGCGCGCTATCGCCACGCGTGATACCGCCATTGAAAAACGCCTGGCCGCCTGTCTGACTTCGCTGGAACTCGACTTTCGTGTGCAGGACGCCTCTTTACCGGGGCGCCCTGATTTTATTCTGGATGAATACCGCTGCGTGATTTTCACCCACGGCTGTTTCTGGCACCGTCACAACTGTTATCTGTTCAAAATCCCGGCAACGCGTACCGATTTCTGGCTGGAGAAAATCGGCAAAAATGTGACACGCGACGCGCGTGATTGCGCCTCGTTGCTCCAGCAAGGCTGGCGGGTGCTGATTGTCTGGGAATGTGCGCTGCGCGGAAGGCTGAAATTAAGTGACGCGGCGCTGAACGAAAGGCTGGAAGAGTGGATCTGCGAAGGGCAACAAACCGCGCAGATCGACACGACCGGGATTCACAGTATGGATGCGATGGGTTTCTCCAAATAGTTTCAGTTATCACTCTCTAATCTCTTATATTTTGCGGTTTCCCTTTTAATTAACCGCATGTATTCCTGTTTTTAATCTCCGATGAAAATTCTCAAATCATTTTTTCGCGTTTGTCATTCCCCTGATACCTGCCTAGCTTTTATTCATCCTGAGCTTTTTAATAACGCCTCATGTCACCTCGCTGTTTAGTCAGGGAGGCAGTATGCCTTTTCACGAGTACATGCTTAAACCTTTCTCTCTACTGAAAAGCAACGCAGAAGATATCTCTTTGCCTTCTGAGTCAGTAGACGAATATCGACACAATCATGAACCTGTTACCTGGCCTGGTTTATCAGCCGATGATCTGTTCGAGATATATGGTGATATTTCACCTGAGTATGAGCCGGTCATATCCAATACAGAAAGTGACCTTTCAGAAGATCGCTATCCTTTTGAAGAAAATCATCTTAAGCAATTTATTTTGGCAGCCTACAGCCGCAAGCTGCCCGGCTTCCGGAATCAGTTGTACCCCAAGGTATTCAACGCCAACAGGCGGAAGGATTGCTGGTTTCGCAAAGCGCAATGCTCAGCGCCGAATTTCGGCGTTTTAACCAGTTACAACATTCGCTGATGGCTGAAAGCCGACTGACCCGACAGCAACTGGCAGATTATCTGCAGCACAAAATTGCGGATATTCTTACGGCTGCGCGAGACGCGCGGGTTTATGCAATGAACGCATTACTCACTCAGGTCGATGCGACCGGGTTAGGCAATGCAGAACAACTGGCGTACTGGACACAAAATTACCAGATTTATGCACAACATTTTCGGGCCGTTGATGGCGAACCAGATAAACGTTTGCTGGTGGGTAACCCGCTTGCCAGGGCGCTATTGCCTGCCCGCGAAAAGGAACCCGACAATATCCGTTTAGTCCGGGCGATGCTGCATATGGCCGATACGCTGGGCACAATATCAACAATATTGGTGCGAGAAAAAAAACGGGTGGAACCCGAACAAGAGGACGATCGTAAGCCCTTTCAAGAGAGTAAATGGAAGCACGTTGATGACAGCGTCAAAAACGTTATGCAGGGCATAAAGGGTTTTGGTCTCGGCACGCGCAACACGCTCAGCAGACTCTCTTCAAGGGCAACCCATGCGCTTT
Coding sequences:
- the mtfA gene encoding DgsA anti-repressor MtfA, with amino-acid sequence MIKWPWKTKDSADNAELPWEEALNAPVLANLSPDEQFKLVQLADRFLQQKRLVPLQGFDLDALKSARISLLFCLPVLELGLEWLDGFHEVLIYPAPFIVDDEWEDDIGLVHNQRMVQSGQSWQQGPIILNWLDIQDSFDASGYNLIIHEVAHKLDTRNGDRASGIPLIPLREVAGWEHDLRAAMDNIQDEIDLVGESAASIDAYAATDPAECFAVLSEYFFSAPELFAPRFPALWQRFCHFYKQDPQNRLRGQPGGYSESTNQVH
- a CDS encoding very short patch repair endonuclease — translated: MADVHNKETRSRNMRAIATRDTAIEKRLAACLTSLELDFRVQDASLPGRPDFILDEYRCVIFTHGCFWHRHNCYLFKIPATRTDFWLEKIGKNVTRDARDCASLLQQGWRVLIVWECALRGRLKLSDAALNERLEEWICEGQQTAQIDTTGIHSMDAMGFSK
- the drpB gene encoding cell division protein DrpB encodes the protein MEDRAVRSMGGKLALWVFWIFCVYFCWTLLNDIWLASQINVPSGFANGAVSTAGNWLNTVSGIIVLGVVGAILGAIAWYTRPRDPDA
- a CDS encoding phosphohydrolase; this translates as MNLLDWQQRFDRWITQHFNQADAAHDVSHFRRVWKTAQTLMAGQQVDALVVLTACYFHDIVSFAKNHPQRHQSSTLAAAKTAEILAADFPDFPEDLIAAVRHAIEAHSFSAGIAPQTLEAKIVQDADRLESLGAIGLARVFAVSGSMGGVLFDGEDPFATRRELDDKRFALDHFRCKLLKLPATMQTAKGRELANHNADFLVHYMAKLSAELQGDHQHLDDEVLRLYSPLLP